From Spirochaetales bacterium:
CAATCTGCTTCTTTTTTATAACACCCTTATCACGCATCCGGCGGGACGGCTCCTCTCCGCTACGGGTATGGCGGAATCGCTCGCCGGTTTTTTTCAGGAAGTCGAATGGATATATGTTATGGTGAAAAATGAAAAATCGGGAAAACCGATCGATCAGTACGATTATAATCACATTTTTGAAATACCTGAAATATTTGCCCGCTGCTGTTTCCCGGATAATTTTTTCCTTGACGCTGCCTCCGTATCGGGGGGGTGCCGCGTGTATGATATGACGGGATTATCGCCGCTCTTTTATTCGCCGGACGGCGGCTATGTTCTTGCCGTCAGTCCCGGTCTGCCGCAGCGGCTTCTTGTCACCGTCTATGATCCCGACGGGGGGAGACGTATCTGTATCGGATTTACCTATTCGTACTACGAATTGTGGGCCGGTCGCAACACACTCCCGTCAGAAAAGCAGTGGAAATCACTCATCCGTTCAGGCACCATGGAGAAAAACCGTCTAACGCAAAAAACCGAACCGGAATGGGCCAAACCGGATTAATAATATGTATCTTTTTGAAATGGTAATCCTTGTCTTTCTTTATCTCGATGAATATAATCAAAACAATCATGAAATAAAAATTAGTAATAGAAAAATATGATAATATATGTAACTTTAATGGTTTTCGGTTGTTAGGGGGTTATATATTTTCATGCTCCCAAAACAAAAGGAGGAAACCATATGGGTAATCGTAAAAAGAAAATGATTAATGCGGCAAAAATAAAATCCGGAAGGGAGAAACGATTCATTATAATCGGTAGTATTTCACTTTTCGTGATTTTATTGGTTTGGGGATTCGCTAATGCGGGCAGGTTCTTTTCTCAATCATCCGTGGAGGGCCGGTCGACAGAACAAACGGAATTATCTCCTCGAGATATCCGGCGTCAACCGGGAAATGATACTGCGTCGGGCGTTTCGAATACATCGGGAAGCGGCGGTACGGAGGAGGATGTCGTACGAATTAAAATTTCCGATCTCTTGACAAAATTCACCTATTTTACCTATAATTCCGATGATGCAGTCAAGGTAAAATTCTTCGGTGTGTTGGACGGCGAAGGGCAACCCCATGTGGCTTTCGATGCGTGTGATGTCTGCTACAGGGCAAAACGGGGATATTCGCAGCAGGGCGATCGGGCGGTTTGCAGGAATTGCGGAAACAGGTATCCGATAAAGGCGATAGGGACGGAGAATATCTATGGGGGGTGCTGGCCGAGTTTCCTGCCTGTCGAACAACGTGAATCAGAATTGATCGTACTCACCGCCGATCTCGATGAAAAAAGCTATATGTTCTAGCGGAGGATGCAATGTCGTTTATACGGTTGACATCGGTCTCAAAATACTATTTTGGCGGTGATGAGAAGGTCAGGGCGCTCGACGATGTGAGTATCTCAATCGAAAAAGGTGATTTTGTCGCCGTATGCGGTCCTTCCGGTTGTGGTAAAACGACCTTTCTTTATACACTCGGTGTATTGAGTACGCCGAGTATAGGCAGTGTCACTATCGACAATGTCGATGTATACGGTCTTTCGACGGAAAAAAGGGCGGATTTCAGGTCGTCATATATCGGATTTATTTTTCAGGCGTTCCAGTTAATACCCTATCTGAGTGCACTGGAAAATGTAATGCTGCCCCTCTCGATTACAAGAAAAAGAAATAAAGAGCAGATGGAACTGGCCTCCAATATGTTGCGCCGCGTCGGTCTGCAAAAGAAGATGAACAATATCCCGGCGGAGCTTTCCGGCGGAGAAATTCAAAGGGTGGCAATCGCCCGCGCACTCGTGAACAATCCTTCCATTCTTCTCGCGGACGAGCTGACGGGGAATCTGGATTCCAAAAACAGTGAAGAGGTAATGCGGCTTCTACAGTATCTCAATGAAACGGGTAACACGATTGTCATGGTTACTCATGAATCGGGTATCGCGGCATATGCGTCGAAGAGGGTGTTCCTTAACGATGGAGAGATCAAGGAAACGGCAGGGATTTTGAAATGAAATTGTATGATATAGCTTTTAACAATCTGAGGCGGCGTAAATCAAAGACGGTATTCCTCGTTATCGGAATGATGATCGGGATAGCGACTATTGTAATGATTTATACCATTACGGAAGCATCACAGGCCGATATCGAGAAAAAAATCGACGAGTTTGGCGCCAATATCATGATTACACCGAAGTCCAATACATTGTCCATGTCGTACGGTGGAATCGCCATTCCCGGCGCCAGGTATGATGTTCGGGAAATTCATGAAAAAGAGATAGAGGATATATGGAAAATTAAAAACAGGGAAAACCTTTCGATTGTGTCTCCAAAAATCCTTGGGGCCGCCGATTTCAGGGGAGAAATTATTCCGCTGGTCGGCGCGGATCTTGTGACCGAAATCCGGCTTAAAAAATGGTGGTCATTCACACCAGGGACCACTATTGAACTGGAACGAACAAGGGAACCGAGTCCGATCGATCCCCACAGGACCATAGTGAAAACCGGAATCAGGGGGTTGAAAGACGATGATGTGATTATCGGGCACAATATCGCTTTACAATTCAAGATAAAGGCGGGTGATTCCTTTGACATTTCCCGGGATGGAAAGCGGAAAACATTGTCCGTAAAGGGAGTTATCATGGAAACGGGTTCGCAGGACGATTCGATCATCTTTATGAATCTTGCCGCCGCCCAGGATTTTCTCGGGAAGAAGGGAAAAATCTCGATTGTCGAAGTGGCGGCATTATGCGCGGGTTGTCCCGTAGAAGAACTCGCCGATCAGATAAACGGGGTTCTTCAGAACGGCAGGGCTACCCCGATCAAGCAGGTCGTGGAACAGCGTATGCATGCCCTCCGGCGGCTTTCATTGTTCGGCTTTATCCTCGGTATCGTTATCCTCCTGGTCGGTGTTCTCGTTGTCTTTATCACAATGTCCGCTTCGGTTAACGAACGTAAAAGGGACATCGGGATTTTTCGTGCCCTTGGTTTCAGGAAATCGCATATCATAAGGATTATATTAATCGAAGCGGTGATCCTTGGGTTTATCGCCGGAGTGCTGGGAAGCCTCTTTGGCTTTTCTATCAGCCATTTCGTTAACCGGTTGATCATTCAGGGAGAAATCCGTTTCAATGGATTGTTGCTGGCGGGCTCTGCGATACTTGCCGCGGCTATCGGAACGGGTGCGTCTGTCATTCCCGCGATAAGGGGGTCCCGTATCGATCCGGCGATCGCACTGAGGGAATTATAACCGGTACGCCGGTCGCGCGGACCTTCTTTTTCTCTCGGCGACGCCTTTTTCATTCCGCGAGCGTGTTGCATTTCTCGGCCAACTACCGCCTGTCTGGCGAACGCTTCGATATACGGACCTCAAGTCTTTTATATCCGCCTTACAGGAAAATGACAGGAAAATGATAGAAAAATGCTTCTGGATTGTGTTTGTAATACACTTAATCCCGAATAGTCGATCTGACCTAAGGCAATACGTCCCTGCAGTGAACCGTTTATCATCCGGCGGTGACGGGCTTTTATTTCTATACGGCCTTATGGAATTTAGCCCGAATAATCATTAATAAAGGTGATATTTTTTTTTATTGTATATTTCCTTGCTTGACCATGTACATGCTTTGATTTAAAATCGGGTAATCTAACAAAGTAAAGGAGATGCGTTTATGAAAAAAGTCTTTACGTTATTTCTGTTCGGCTTGCTCACCTTGATTTTTCTACTCCCCTTCGGGTGCGAACGCCAGGATACCGGCAAGATCAAAATAGGGCTTTCATTTGCCAGTTTTGATATTGAACGATGGCCGCGCGAGAGAGATAAGATAAAGGAACTGGCGGAAGCCAAGGGCGCCGAAGTCATCTGGGCGTCTGCGGAAAAGGATGCGAAGCGGCAGAATGACCAGATTGAAAACATGGTAACACAGGGAGCCGATGTCATCATTATTGTGGCGTACGACGGTGCGAGCTGCGTGACCGCCGTTGACCAGGCCGCGAAGGACGGGGTCCCCTGTATCGCCTATGACCGTCTCATCCCAACGAATAAGCTTGCCGCTTATATCACTTTTGACAATGTCGAAGTC
This genomic window contains:
- a CDS encoding DUF2318 domain-containing protein — encoded protein: MGNRKKKMINAAKIKSGREKRFIIIGSISLFVILLVWGFANAGRFFSQSSVEGRSTEQTELSPRDIRRQPGNDTASGVSNTSGSGGTEEDVVRIKISDLLTKFTYFTYNSDDAVKVKFFGVLDGEGQPHVAFDACDVCYRAKRGYSQQGDRAVCRNCGNRYPIKAIGTENIYGGCWPSFLPVEQRESELIVLTADLDEKSYMF
- a CDS encoding ABC transporter ATP-binding protein, coding for MSFIRLTSVSKYYFGGDEKVRALDDVSISIEKGDFVAVCGPSGCGKTTFLYTLGVLSTPSIGSVTIDNVDVYGLSTEKRADFRSSYIGFIFQAFQLIPYLSALENVMLPLSITRKRNKEQMELASNMLRRVGLQKKMNNIPAELSGGEIQRVAIARALVNNPSILLADELTGNLDSKNSEEVMRLLQYLNETGNTIVMVTHESGIAAYASKRVFLNDGEIKETAGILK
- a CDS encoding ABC transporter permease gives rise to the protein MKLYDIAFNNLRRRKSKTVFLVIGMMIGIATIVMIYTITEASQADIEKKIDEFGANIMITPKSNTLSMSYGGIAIPGARYDVREIHEKEIEDIWKIKNRENLSIVSPKILGAADFRGEIIPLVGADLVTEIRLKKWWSFTPGTTIELERTREPSPIDPHRTIVKTGIRGLKDDDVIIGHNIALQFKIKAGDSFDISRDGKRKTLSVKGVIMETGSQDDSIIFMNLAAAQDFLGKKGKISIVEVAALCAGCPVEELADQINGVLQNGRATPIKQVVEQRMHALRRLSLFGFILGIVILLVGVLVVFITMSASVNERKRDIGIFRALGFRKSHIIRIILIEAVILGFIAGVLGSLFGFSISHFVNRLIIQGEIRFNGLLLAGSAILAAAIGTGASVIPAIRGSRIDPAIALREL